One Clupea harengus chromosome 3, Ch_v2.0.2, whole genome shotgun sequence DNA window includes the following coding sequences:
- the cpt1b gene encoding carnitine O-palmitoyltransferase 1, muscle isoform, whose protein sequence is MAEAHQAVGFQFTVTPDGIDLHLSREVLRHIYLSGVTSWRKRAIRFKNGILTGVYPASPSSWLIMVIAVLSTMYARGDPSLGTIDWIKEALPESDYLTAQTQTVVSAVVFATGLWLVLIMLLRYTLKALLSHHGWIFECHGRKSFSTRVWLNVVRILSGRRPLLFSFQASLPRLPVPSVDETISRYLESVRPLLDDEQYKQMETVASEFKKGPAPKLQRYLKLKSWWATNYVSDWWEEYIYLRGRSPIMVNSNFYLMDLMYVTPTHRQAARAGNVIHAMLQYRRKLERGEHAPLRALGVVPMCSFQYERMFNTTRIPGIDTDFVQHLSDRKHLVVYHRGRFYKVWLYYGGRHLWPSELELQFQRILNDPTPPQPGELKLAALTAGDRVPWARARLMYFSEGVNKTSLEAIETGAFFLTLDDEAHGYDPEKLKSLDLYAKSLLHGKCYDRWFDKSFSLIAFKNGKMGVNVEHSWADAPIAGHMWEYVLFTDSFQLGYTLEGHCKGDVNKGLAPPTRLQWDIPVACQEIIEGSYHLAKEIADDVDFHGYVFDEFGKGLIKKCRTSPDAFIQMALQLAHFRDKGEFCLTYESSMTRMFREGRTETVRSCTSESTAFVRAMEDLKQKKDECLALFQKASEKHQQMYRLAMTGSGIDRHLFCLYILSKLMGIDSPFLKQVLSEPWRLSTSQTPQQQINLMDLQKYPRYVGLGGGFGPVADDGYGVSYIIVGEDIVTFHISSKFSSPETDSYRFGQNIRQAMLDIRSLFDQKNHTKIEKVVKKTL, encoded by the exons ATGGCGGAAGCACATCAGGCCGTGGGCTTCCAGTTCACCGTCACACCTGATGGCATCGACCTGCACCTGAGCCGAGAGGTGCTCCGACACATCTACCTGTCCGGCGTCACCTCATGGAGGAAGAGGGCCATCAGGTTCAAG AATGGCATCCTGACGGGTGTTTACCCTGCCAGTCCGTCCAGCTGGTTGATCATGGTCATCGCTGTCCTGAGCACCATGTACGCCCGGGGCGACCCGTCTCTGGGAACGATCGACTGGATTAAAGAGGCCTTACCCGAGAG tgatTACCTGACGGCCCAGACGCAGACGGTGGTGAGTGCGGTGGTGTTTGCCACGGGCCTGTGGCTGGTGCTGATCATGCTGCTACGGTACACCCTCAAGGCCCTGCTCTCACACCACGGCTGGATCTTCGAGTGCCACGGCCGCAAGAGCTTCTCCACCAGAGTCTGGCTG aatGTAGTGAGGATACTTTCTGGTCGGAGGCCTTTGCTCTTCAGCTTCCAGGCTTCCCTTCCTAGACTGCCTGTACCCAGTGTGGACGAAACCATCAGtagg TATTTAGAGTCAgtgcgccccctgctggacgaTGAGCAGTATAAGCAGATGGAGACGGTGGCCAGCGAGTTCAAGAAGGGCCCGGCGCCCAAACTACAGAGATACCTCAAGCTCAAGTCCTGGTGGGCCACTAACTAT GTCAGTGACTGGTGGGAGGAGTATATCTACTTGAGGGGGCGGAGCCCTATCATGGTCAACAGTAACTTTTATCTGATG gaTCTGATGTACGTGACGCCCACTCACAGACAGGCAGCTCGAGCGGGGAACGTGATCCACGCCATGCTGCAGTACCGACGCAAGCTAGAACGTGGAGAACACGCACCG ctgaGGGCCTTGGGTGTTGTCCCCATGTGCTCTTTTCAGTATGAGAGAATGTTCAACACCACGCGCATCCCCGGCATtgacacag atTTCGTGCAGCACCTGAGCGACCGTAAGCACCTGGTGGTGTACCACCGCGGGCGCTTCTACAAGGTGTGGCTGTACTACGGGGGCCGCCACCTGTGGCCCTCAGAGCTGGAGCTGCAGTTCCAGAGGATCCTCAACGACCCCACGCCCCCTCAGCCCGGGGAACTCAAGCTGGCCGCGCTGACCGCCGGggacag AGTGCCGTGGGCTCGTGCCCGTCTGATGTACTTCAGTGAGGGGGTGAATAAGACGTCTCTGGAGGCCATAGAGACGGGCGCCTTCTTCCTCACCCTTGATGACGAGGCGCATGGATACGACCCCGAGAAGCTGAAGTCACTTGACCTCTACGCCAAGTCTCTGCTGCACGGGAAGTGCTACGACAG gtGGTTTGATAAGTCCTTCTCTCTGATTGCCTTTAAGAATGGGAAGATGGGTGTTAACGTGGAGCATTCATGGGCTGATGCACCTATAGCGGGTCACATGTGGGAG TACGTCTTATTCACAGACAGTTTCCAGCTGGGCTACACTCTGGAGGGCCACTGTAAAGGGGACGTCAACAAGGGCCTGGCCCCGCCCACCAGACTACAGTGGGACATTCCCGTGGCA tGTCAGGAGATCATTGAGGGCTCGTACCACTTGGCCAAGGAGATAGCTGATGATGTGGACTTCCATGGCTACGTGTTTGATGAGTTTGGCAAAGGCCTGATCAAGAAGTGCAGGACCAGCCCGGACGCCTTCATCCAGATGGCCCTGCAGCTAGCACACTTCAGG gATAAGGGAGAGTTCTGTCTGACGTACGAGTCCTCCATGACGCGGATGTTCCGTGAGGGTCGGACGGAAACGGTGCGCTCGTGCACCTCTGAGTCTACCGCGTTCGTCAGAGCCATGGAGGACCTGAAgcagaag aAAGACGAATGCCTGGCATTGTTCCAGAAGGCGTCGGAAAAGCACCAGCAGATGTACCGGTTGGCCATGACGGGCTCGGGCATCGACCGCCACCTCTTCTGCCTCTACATCCTCTCCAAGCTGATGGGCATCGACTCACCTTTTCTCAAACAG GTGCTGTCGGAACCATGGAGGCTCTCGACCAGTCAGACCCCCCAGCAGCAGATCAACCTGATGGACCTGCAGAAGTACCCCCGATACGTGGGCCTGGGGGGGGGCTTCGGCCCG GTGGCAGATGATGGTTATGGTGTGTCTTACATCATCGTTGGAGAAGATATCGTCACATTCCATATCTCCAGCAAATTTTCCAGCCCTGAGACG GACTCCTACCGTTTTGGCCAGAACATCCGCCAGGCCATGCTGGACATCCGCTCACTCTTTGACCAGAAGAACCACACCAAGATCGAGAAGGTGGTCAAGAAGACTCTGTAA
- the LOC105912033 gene encoding kelch repeat and BTB domain-containing protein 13, whose protein sequence is MLAVLWQWLALLWRCFWSWVRSRSEWVWSRSEWVHTRVTSRGPHRLDSDITQEEELNYSQSEEWKTDQSARTYGYHDGATMVAVQTSTHIFYVDLERLAECGEYFRALSQSSMVETSERRILLDHVPSEVFHSLLQFCLLGVFSVSRPRLPSHLQVSSYLLSSAYTARLLARLSALLTPLTCPAHLELSERLGCPELRHQVLLYLSAHLLELPHLSRALEPHERQLLPGLRSAGRTPRLCCLLKENLSARNVPETLAARQVYCLEEEEEEGVEGRGWRELTEMPFEADKWCFTTAVLFNYLYVIGGYRHRVARGYEFKMASFRYNPLTQQWATVAPMMKHRRHFSAVACEGCVYAVGGWYLDSLVTPDSSTSLYTAVERYDPWADRWAFVSSLPLSDFSFTLSLAHDSPLTVALGGCLYVLGNIQRTGEKLVLRYSITDDCWSELMPTLTRADAHISSLYFLGATEKLLVIGGNNTETVVTSFCVDSQCWGRVQSMERTALIGQGTVLDGEAFVWSLRHGAVMRLNLDSLSFSLLPTLPLPSCYESLFHLCF, encoded by the exons atgTTAGCGGTTCTGTGGCAGTGGCTTGCTCTGCTCTGGCGGTGTTTCTGGTCGTGGGTGCGGTCCAGATCAGAGTGGGTGTGGTCCAGATCAGAGTGGGTCCACACCAGGGTGACCTCACGTGGACCACACAGACTGGACAGTGACATCACTCAGGAGGAGGAGCTAAATTATAGCCAATCAGAGGAGTGGAAGACGGACCAATCGGCCAGGACCTATGGTTACCATGACGGCGCAACAATGGTGGCTGTGCAGACAAGCACGCACATTTTCTAT gtggaccTGGAGCGTCTGGCAGAGTGTGGTGAATATTTCCGGGCCCTCTCCCAGTCCAGCATGGTGGAGACGAGCGAGCGGCGGATCCTTCTAGACCACGTCCCCTCGGAGGTCTTCCACAGCCTGCTGCAGTTCTGCCTCCTGGGTGTGTTCAGCGTGTCGCGCCCCCGCCTGCCCTCCCACCTCCAGGTGAGCAGCTACCTGCTGTCCTCCGCCTACACCGCCCGCCTGCTGGCCCGCCTGTCCGCCCTGCTCACCCCCCTCACCTGCCCGGCCCACCTGGAGCTGTCCGAGCGGCTGGGATGCCCGGAGCTCCGCCACCAGGTGCTGCTCTACCTGAGCGCCCACCTGCTGGAGCTGCCCCACCTGAGCCGCGCGCTGGAGCCCCACGAGAGGCAGCTGCTCCCGGGCCTGCGCTCCGCGGGAAGAACCCCCCGGCTCTGCTGTCTGCTCAAGGAGAACCTGAGTGCACGGAACGTTCCGGAAACACTTGCGGCGCGGCAGGTCTActgcctggaggaggaggaggaggagggggtggagggacgGGGGTGGCGTGAGCTGACGGAGATGCCGTTTGAGGCGGATAAGTGGTGCTTCACCACGGCGGTGCTCTTCAACTACCTCTACGTCATCGGAGGCTACCGCCACCGCGTCGCCCGCGGATACGAGTTCAAGATGGCATCCTTCCGCTACAACCCCCTCACCCAGCAGTGGGCCACGGTGGCACCCATGATGAAG CACAGACGGCACTTCAGCGCAGTGgcgtgtgaggggtgtgtgtatgcggtgGGCGGTTGGTACCTGGACTCCCTGGTCACCCCTGACTCCAGCACCAGCCTCTACACGGCCGTGGAGCGCTACGACCCCTGGGCGGACCGCTGGGCCTTCGTCTCCTCGCTGCCGCTCAGTGACTTCAGCTTCACCCTGTCGCTGGCGCACGACTCCCCCCTCACCGTGGCCCTGGGGGGCTGCCTCTACGTGCTGGGCAACATCCAGAGGACCGGAGAGAAGCTGGTGCTGCGCTACAGCATCACAGAcg actgCTGGTCTGAGCTCATGCCAACTTTAACCCGAGCAGACGCTCACATCTCCAGCCTCTACTTCCTGGGTGCCACTGAGAAGTTGCTGGTGATTGGTGGAAACAACACGGAAACCGTGGTAACCTCCTTCTGTGTGGACTCTCAGTGCTGGGGGCGTGTCCAGAGCATGGAGCGCACGGCTCTCATTGGTCAGGGGACGGTCCTTGACGGCGAGGCGTTCGTGTGGAGTTTAAGGCACGGCGCTGTGATGAGACTGAACCTGgactctctgtccttctccctcctgcccaccctccccctccccagctGCTACGAGAGCCTCTTCCACCTCTGCTTCTGA